The Hyphomicrobium sp. 99 genome contains the following window.
ATCTCGACCGTCATCCTCGAACGGGCGAGCTTGCGAGGCCGTTCGGGGATCCAGCGTGAGAAGTGCCGAAGGCACGATATTGCGTCTTCGACGAGTCTAACGCTGGATCCCCGGCCATCGACGCAGCTCCGCTGCGCTCAGCCGAGGATGACGAACTCAAAACCCTCATCCCGGCGAAGGCCGGGATCCAGTCGAACATCAACATAACGAGTGTGGATCGCGGACTGGGTGCCGACCTCCGTCGGCATGACGGTGGAGGCGGCGCACACATCAGGCTCCTCGCACAAATTTAGTAAGGACAATGCATGTCGCTGATCTCGGAAGCGCTGACGCGCTGGCTGCCGATGCAAATTAGCGCGCTCGGCGACTGGCGCAACATCCCCGCGCCCGGCGGCCGGCTCCGCGCAGCGGAGTCGCCGGGCGCAAATCAAAAAGGCACGTCGACAGGCCCGCTCATCGCCTACCAAAATCTCGGTGAGCCCGTGTGGGCGCCGCGCGACTATTCCGCCTTCGCCCGCGAAGGCTTCATGCAGAACGCCATCGTCTATCGCTCCGTGCGGATGATAGCGGAGGCCGCCGCCTCGATCCCGCTGCTCCTCTATGAGGGCGCGAACGAGATCGAGGATCATCCGCTGATCGATCTGCTCCGGCGGCCGAGCCTCGATCACACCGGCACCGATTTTCTCGAAGCCTGGTACGGCTTCCTGCTCGTCGCGGGCAATGCGTACGTGGAAGCCGTCGCGCTCGATGGCGAAATCCGCGAGCTGCACATCCTGCGCCCCGACCGCATGAAGGTGATCCCCGGTCTCGACGGCTGGCCGGAAGGCTACGAGTACACCGTGGCAGGACGCTCCGTGCGCTTCATCGATGACGTGGCTGCGAACGTGCGCCCGATCTTGCACGTGCGCCTCTTCCATCCGGCGAACGATCACTACGGCATGAGCCCGATCGAAGCCGCGGCGACCGCGATAGACATTCACAATACGGCTTCGGGCTGGAACAAGGCGCTGCTCGACAACTCCGCGCGGCCGTCGGGAGCGCTCGTCTACGCGGCAGCGAACGGACAGATGACGGAGGAGCAGTTCGCGCGGTTGAAGACCGAGCTCGAGACGAGCTTCCAGGGCGCGCGCGCCGCTGGACGTCCGCTGCTCTTGGAAGGCGGCCTCGACTGGAAGCCACTGTCGCTGACGCCGAAGGACATGGACTTCATCGAGGCGAAGAACACCGCGGCGCGCGAAATCGCGCTCGCCATCGGCGTGCCCCCGATGCTGCTCGGCATTCCGGGCGACAATACGTACGCGAACTATCAGGAAGCGCAGCGCGCCTTCTGGCGCCAGACCGTGCTGCCGCTGGTGAACCGAACGGCACGGGCGCTGTCGAGCTGGTTGAGTCCTGCATTTGTGACTGAGTCTTTGTTTGTGCCCCGCGACTCCGCTGCGCGGAGCCGGCCGCGGGGCACGCTAGAACTGCGTCCCGATCTCGATCAGATCGAGGCGCTGTCGTCCGAACGCGACGCGCTCTGGAAACGCCTCGAAGGCGTCTCGTTCCTAACGGACGACGAGAAACGCGCCGCAGCGGGATATGGGGCGAAGGCCCATGCCGAGAGATCGCTGAAATACAATCCCGACCAGCCGCGCGTTCCGGCCGGCAATGCCGACGGCGGACAGTGGACGGATGGAGGCGGCGGCGGCGGGCGCAGCACGGACGACGGCCGCATCCGCGTTGCGCAGGCAGAGTCTCCCCGGCAATATTGAAATGAAGAATGGCTGACTTACCGATTCGGCTACGTGATAGGAAGCGAAGCATTTAGAGACGGATCGATAGACAATATCGTCGTTAGAAAGACGTATAATGCCGGCGTTTTAATCAGGCACGATCCACGATCTCCGAGAGGATATAGAGTGATCACGGCATATCCATTCAACGATGATACGGAGTGAAACATGCCTCCGCCAGTTCAGTTCAAAAAATTCGTCAAGTTGTTTCTTCGAGGAAGTCGTGAGTTTGCGGAGAACAATACCGATTTCATCGCAAGTGCGGTGAGATTGATGCATGCGGACGAAAAGCCCATAGTAAAGGACTACATCCGCGAGCTTCTTGGAAGCGGCATAAGCGAACAGGAGCTTCAAAATATCTGGCTCTCATGTTTCCCCAATTACGGCATCGATGAGGGAAAAATGCGCGCGTTTCTTACAGAAATTCTTGCTCAACTCGAATAGAGACCGGGTTTCGTGTCCCAAGATCTCCCGTGAAATGAGGAGGCTTCATCGTGGCCAACACGCGCGAATTTATTATGAATATTTATCACACGAGTGCTTTAATAGGTCTCCCGTGTCTCGGCCGAGAAGCATATCTCGAAGACCGAGACTTTCTCGATACATTGACGGGCCGAGAGTATCGTAACATCGAGCGACCCGTGCCTGATCCGGACCACGATACGTGGGTGTGGGATGATCAGCAGTATGATGCGTACTGGGATTTTCGAAAGAGCAGGAGGGAACGAGGTCAGACTAAACTCTGATCTCGCTCAGCCGCGATATCGAGAAGCCTGATCCGAACGCGACACGCTCCGGAAACGCCTCGAAGCCGTATCCTTCCTCACCGACGACAAAAAGTCATCGTGGTTCGCC
Protein-coding sequences here:
- a CDS encoding phage portal protein: MSLISEALTRWLPMQISALGDWRNIPAPGGRLRAAESPGANQKGTSTGPLIAYQNLGEPVWAPRDYSAFAREGFMQNAIVYRSVRMIAEAAASIPLLLYEGANEIEDHPLIDLLRRPSLDHTGTDFLEAWYGFLLVAGNAYVEAVALDGEIRELHILRPDRMKVIPGLDGWPEGYEYTVAGRSVRFIDDVAANVRPILHVRLFHPANDHYGMSPIEAAATAIDIHNTASGWNKALLDNSARPSGALVYAAANGQMTEEQFARLKTELETSFQGARAAGRPLLLEGGLDWKPLSLTPKDMDFIEAKNTAAREIALAIGVPPMLLGIPGDNTYANYQEAQRAFWRQTVLPLVNRTARALSSWLSPAFVTESLFVPRDSAARSRPRGTLELRPDLDQIEALSSERDALWKRLEGVSFLTDDEKRAAAGYGAKAHAERSLKYNPDQPRVPAGNADGGQWTDGGGGGGRSTDDGRIRVAQAESPRQY